A single region of the Desulfuromonadales bacterium genome encodes:
- a CDS encoding DUF1499 domain-containing protein yields the protein IAAFLLLIGGPGTRFGLWEFRYGFLMMRWAANLGLVSAGLALTLLIIPRTRIGQGIWLLSACVIGLGVAYVPWQLQQQARSVPPIHDITTDTLDPPEFIAILPLRAGAPNPPGYAGEEVARLQQEAYPDLGSYRLDAGVEMAFEKALAAARKMGWEIVAANPATGRLEATATTFWYGFKDDVVVRIGEDNGGSVIDVRSKSRVGRSDLGANASRIRAYLEALNTIGL from the coding sequence CGATCGCCGCCTTTCTCCTGCTCATTGGGGGACCCGGAACGCGCTTCGGCCTTTGGGAATTTCGCTACGGATTCTTGATGATGCGCTGGGCCGCTAACCTGGGTCTGGTCTCCGCCGGTCTGGCGCTGACGCTCCTGATCATCCCCAGAACGCGCATCGGTCAAGGCATCTGGCTGTTGTCTGCGTGTGTCATCGGGTTGGGCGTCGCTTATGTGCCATGGCAGCTCCAGCAGCAGGCGCGATCGGTTCCGCCGATCCACGATATCACCACGGACACGCTCGATCCGCCAGAATTTATCGCGATCCTGCCGTTGCGTGCCGGTGCACCCAATCCGCCCGGATATGCCGGCGAGGAGGTGGCAAGACTGCAGCAGGAAGCCTATCCCGATCTAGGTTCTTACCGACTTGATGCTGGCGTCGAGATGGCGTTCGAGAAGGCGCTGGCGGCGGCGCGGAAGATGGGCTGGGAGATAGTCGCTGCCAATCCGGCAACCGGGCGCCTCGAAGCGACAGCGACGACTTTCTGGTACGGATTCAAGGACGACGTTGTCGTCCGGATCGGCGAAGACAACGGGGGCAGCGTAATAGATGTACGTTCCAAATCCCGCGTTGGACGAAGTGATCTCGGTGCCAACGCCTCGCGTATCCGCGCCTACCTGGAAGCGCTAAACACGATTGGGTTGTAA
- a CDS encoding nuclear transport factor 2 family protein, whose translation MAARIPEEVDKLFAQAFSAGDLQALVALYEPDATLVPQQGQTVTGTAAIREALQGFLSLCGEFRIEVKSVIPAGDLALVRSDWSLVGTAPGGCLIDLAGRGVEVVRRQPDGTWLYVIDNPFGGNQEPVPHK comes from the coding sequence ATGGCGGCCAGAATACCCGAAGAAGTCGACAAGCTGTTTGCCCAAGCATTTTCCGCGGGCGATCTGCAGGCGCTGGTGGCGCTCTACGAACCCGACGCCACGCTGGTGCCGCAGCAGGGCCAGACCGTCACGGGAACGGCTGCCATCCGCGAGGCGCTCCAGGGCTTTCTCTCCCTTTGCGGCGAGTTCCGCATCGAGGTGAAGAGCGTCATCCCGGCAGGCGACCTTGCCCTGGTCAGATCAGACTGGAGTCTGGTGGGTACCGCTCCGGGCGGCTGCCTGATCGACCTTGCCGGCCGCGGCGTCGAGGTCGTCCGCCGCCAGCCGGATGGGACATGGCTCTATGTCATCGACAACCCCTTCGGCGGCAACCAGGAGCCTGTTCCCCACAAATGA
- a CDS encoding alkene reductase, translating into MNLFSTYRLGDQELTNRMVMAPMTRSRALDGNVPNPLAAAYYAQRASAGLIITEGAQVSTQGVGYIRTPGIHSAEQVAGWQQVTEAVHRARGKIFAQLWHVGRVSHPDFHGGELPVAPSALPVEGEVFTAQGKKEIVPPRALEPGEMPGIVEQFRRGAENAKAAGFDGIEIHGANGYLLDQFLRDGANRRNDAYGGSVRNRARLPLEVTEAVMGVWGRERVGYRISPYFSGYSMSDSNPVATYTYLAAELGRLRLGYLHIFEGLSGSTAPPAGGARTTPLLRKQFKGTYIVNGGYDVATASAVLDRGEADLVAFGVLFLANPDLPERFRRNASLNSPDYTTFYVGEEKGYTDYPALA; encoded by the coding sequence GTGAATCTTTTCTCTACCTACAGACTGGGCGACCAGGAACTTACGAACCGCATGGTGATGGCGCCGATGACCCGTAGCCGCGCCCTGGACGGCAATGTCCCGAATCCGCTAGCCGCTGCCTACTATGCACAGAGAGCTTCGGCCGGCCTGATCATCACCGAAGGGGCGCAGGTGAGCACGCAAGGGGTCGGCTACATCCGCACTCCGGGCATTCACTCGGCCGAGCAGGTCGCAGGCTGGCAGCAGGTGACCGAGGCCGTTCATCGGGCGAGAGGCAAGATCTTCGCGCAGCTTTGGCATGTAGGACGGGTGTCACATCCCGATTTCCACGGAGGTGAGCTTCCGGTCGCCCCTTCCGCACTTCCGGTGGAGGGGGAAGTATTCACTGCGCAGGGGAAAAAGGAAATCGTGCCTCCCAGGGCTCTCGAACCAGGCGAGATGCCGGGTATTGTCGAGCAGTTTCGCCGGGGAGCCGAAAACGCCAAAGCGGCGGGCTTCGACGGCATCGAGATCCATGGCGCCAACGGCTATCTGCTCGATCAGTTCCTGCGGGACGGCGCCAACCGTCGCAACGACGCCTACGGCGGCAGCGTGCGCAATCGCGCCCGTCTGCCGCTCGAAGTCACCGAAGCGGTGATGGGCGTCTGGGGACGGGAGCGGGTGGGCTACCGGATCTCGCCTTATTTCTCGGGGTATTCGATGTCCGATTCGAATCCGGTGGCAACCTACACGTACCTGGCGGCGGAACTGGGCCGGCTCAGGCTCGGTTATCTCCACATTTTCGAAGGGCTTTCCGGGTCCACGGCGCCGCCCGCCGGGGGAGCGCGGACCACCCCGCTTCTGCGCAAGCAGTTCAAGGGGACGTACATCGTAAACGGGGGCTATGACGTCGCCACGGCCAGCGCGGTGCTCGACCGTGGAGAGGCGGATCTCGTCGCTTTCGGCGTGCTGTTTCTGGCCAACCCGGACCTTCCCGAGCGGTTCAGACGCAATGCGTCACTCAATTCACCCGACTATACGACCTTTTACGTAGGGGAAGAAAAGGGTTACACGGACTACCCGGCACTGGCTTAG